In Vicugna pacos chromosome 10, VicPac4, whole genome shotgun sequence, the following proteins share a genomic window:
- the ATG2A gene encoding autophagy-related protein 2 homolog A isoform X2: protein MSRWLWPWSNCVKERVCRYLLHHYLGHFFQEHLSLDQLSLDLYKGSIALRDIHLEIWSVNEVLESMESPLELVEGFVGSIEVAVPWAALLTDHCTVHVSGLQLTLQPRQGPGPGAADSQSWASCMTTSMQLAQECLRDGLPEPSEPPQPLEGLEMFAQTIETVLRRIKVTFLDTVVRVEHSPGDGKHGVAVEVHVQRLEYCDEAVRDPSQAPPVDVHQPPAFLHKLLQLVGIRLHFEELPQQEGPPDPPLQIGSCSGCLELTVKLKQNEAFPGPKLEVSGQLGSLHLLLTPRQLQQLQDLLDAVSLADPEGLVDKLNKSRPLGAEDLWLIEQDLNQQLQAGTVAEPFSPDPVSNPLVNLESTDLFFSMAGLTSSVASALSEVSLSDVDLGSSVHSNMASRRLSAQHPPTGKTAPTPSSNTLRPDSLLKMTLGGVTLTLLQTSAPSSGPPDLTTHFFSEFDASKDGSFGSHDFYHLRPRFQRACPCSHVRLTGAAVQLSWELRTSRGRRITSTEVHFGQLEVLECLWPRGTSEPEYTEILSFPNSLASQASAKPCAHLRHMQTLRRIHKSRPRRPAACHYHSELALDLADFQADVELGALDRLSALLHLATIPPPELLAGLLTETPPAAEQQTVVQLSAPRATLQLRFPIADLRPERDPWAGQAVRAEQLRLELIEPQFRSELSSGPGPPAPTRLELSYSDLHVTYEDGEKPPVPCLRVSKALDPKSPGHKYFLPQVVVTLNPQLSSTQWEVAPEKGEELELSAENLCELQEPEPSPFSSKRTMYETEEMVIPGDPEEMRAFQNRALALSRCSLEVVLPSAHVFLPSKEVYESLYNRINNDLLLWEPADLLPSPAPAARPAGFPDASGLWHDNFKMCKSAFKLDSDSDDEDTHFSVGASGAPRPPAPESPHSQSTFSTLVTVLKGRITAHCETKDECGKRLEAAHGELVLDMEQGTIFSVSHYRGQPGLGYFCLEAEKATLYHRAAVDDYLLPSRLELPTFAPPAQLALTIYPSEEGMTEQGASGRKGQGRGSHMLSTAVRIQLDPHKNVKEFLVTLRLHRATLRHYMALPEQSWHSQLLEFLDVLDDPVLGYLPPTVITILHIHLFSCAVDYRPLYLPVRVLVTAETFTLSSNIVMDTSTFLLRFILDDSALYLSDKCEMETLDLRRDYVCVLDVDLLELVIKTWKGSTEDKLSQPLFELRCSNNVIHMHSCADSCALLVNLLQYIMSEGDLHPPPRPPSPTEIAGQKLSESPASLPSCPSVETALINQRDLTDALLDTERSLRELAQASGSPFFQASPVSVYLFPGERSGAQHPSPPVEAPTGSLRSHSEAKEDEKEEEGDGDTLDSDEFCILDAPGLGILPQDGEPVVTQLHPGPIIVQDGHFSQPLGSTDLLRAPAHFPVPSSRVVLREVSLVWHLYGGRDFGPHPGHRARVGLTGPRSSPSRGSGPNRPQNSWRAQGGSGRQHHVLMEIQLSKVSFQHEVYPAEPGPVAPGKELEEQPLSRQVFIVQELEVRDRLASSQINKFLYLHTSERMPRRTHSNMLKIKALHLAPMTNLGGPECCLRVSLLPLRLNVDQDALLFLKDFFTSLAASINPMVLAETSTEAHPETRVQPSSPQPEGVETTSSQEATGSRHGSSSAEQQPIYFREFRFTSEVPIWLDYHGKHVTMDQVGTFAGLLIGLAQLNCSELKLKRLCCRHGLLGVDKVLGYALNEWLQDIRKNQLPGLLGGVGPMHSVVQLFQGFRDLLWMPIEQYRKDGRLMRGLQRGAASFGSSTASAALELSNRLVQAIQATAETVYDILSPTVPISRSLQDKQSVRRLRKGQQPADLREGVAKAYDTVREGILDTAQTICEVASRGHEQKGLTGAVGGVIRQLPPTVVKPLILATEATSNLLGGMRNQILPDAHKDHALKWRLDEARD from the exons ATGTCACGATGGCTATGGCCGTGGTCGAACTGTGTGAAAGAGCGGGTCTGCCGCTACTTGCTGCATCACTACTTGGGTCATTTCTTCCAGGAGCACCTCAGCCTGGACCAGCTCAGCCTCGATTTGTACAAGGGCAGCATTGCCCTGCGGGATATACATCTGGAGATCTGG TCTGTGAACGAGGTGCTGGAGTCCATGGAGTCACCACTGGAATTGGTGGAAGGCTTTGTGGGCTCTATCGAGGTGGCCGTGCCCTGGGCTGCGCTGCTCACCGACCACTGCACTGTGCACGTGTCAGGCCTCCAGCTCACTTTGCAACCCCGCCAAGGCCCAG GACCAGGGGCTGCTGACTCACAGAGCTGGGCCTCGTGTATGACCACGAGCATGCAGCTGGCTCAGGAGTGCCTGCGGGACGGGCTGCCTGAGCCCTCTGAGCCACCACAGCCCCTAGAAGGACTGGAGATGTTCGCCCAGACCATCGAGACTG taCTGCGAAGGATCAAGGTGACCTTCTTGGATACTGTCGTGAGGGTTGAGCACTCGCCGGGTGATGGGAAGCATGGTGTGGCAGTGGAAGTCCATGTGCAGAG ACTGGAGTACTGCGATGAGGCCGTGCGAGACCCAAGCCAGGCACCCCCAGTGGATGTGCATCAGCCTCCTGCCTTCCTACATAAGCTGCTGCAGCTGGTGGGCATCCGCCTGCACTTCGAGGAGCTCCCCCAACAG GAAGGACCCCCAGATCCTCCCTTGCAGATTGGCAGCTGCTCAGGGTGTCTGGAGCTGACAGTGAAACTGAAGCAAAATGAGGCCTTCCCAGGCCCCAAG CTGGAGGTGTCTGGACAACTGGGCTCCCTGCACCTGCTTCTAACCCCACGGCAGCTCCAGCAGCTTCAGGACCTGCTTGATGCAGTGAGCCTTGCAG ACCCCGAGGGCCTGGTAGACAAACTGAACAAGAGCCGCCCGCTAGGTGCTGAAGATCTGTGGCTGATTGAACAGGATCTGAACCAGCAGCTGCAGGCGGGGACTGTAGCTGAGCCCTTCAGCCCAGACCCCGTTTCAAACCCTCTTGTCAACCTGGAGAGCACTG ACCTCTTCTTCTCCATGGCCGGCCTCACAAGCAGTGTGGCCTCAGCCCTGTCTGAGGTCTCCCTCTCCGACGTAGACCTGGGTTCCTCGGTGCACAGCAACATGGCCTCCCGCCGGCTTTCTGCCCAGCACCCCCCAACCG GCAAGACAGCCCCCACACCCTCCTCGAACACCCTGCGCCCTGACTCGCTGCTGAAGATGACTTTGGGGGGCGTGACCCTGACCTTGCTTCAGACGTCTGCCCCGTCTTCCGGACCACCTGACCTCACCACCCACTTTTTTTCGGAGTTTGATGCCTCCAAAGATGGGTCCTTCGGCTCTCATGACTTCTACCATCTCCGACCGCGCTTCCAGAGGGCCTGTCCCTGTAGTCATGTCCG GCTAACAGGTGCAGCTGTGCAGCTGTCCTGGGAGCTGCGGACAAGCAGGGGCCGGCGGATCACCAGCACGGAAGTGCACTTTGGGCAGCTGGAGGTGCTAGAGTGTCTGTGGCCCAGGGGCACCTCGGAGCCTGAGTACACAGAG ATCCTGAGCTTCCCCAACAGCCTGGCCTCCCAGGCCTCAGCTAAGCCTTGCGCCCACCTGCGCCACATGCAGACTCTGCGCCGGATACACAAG AGCCGACCCCGGCGCCCAGCTGCCTGCCACTACCACTCAGAACTGGCCCTGGACCTGGCTGACTTCCAGGCAGATGTGGAGCTGGGGGCCCTGGACCGGCTCTCTGCCCTGCTGCACCTGGCCACCATACCCCCTCCTGAGTTGCTTGCTGGCCTGCTG ACAGAGACCCCACCAGCTGCTGAGCAGCAGACAGTGGTGCAGCTATCAGCACCCAGGGCCACGCTGCAGCTGCGCTTCCCCATTGCCGACCTGCGGCCTGAGCGGGACCCCTGGGCGGGCCAGGCTGTGCGGGCTGAGCAGCTGCGGTTAGAGCTGATTGAGCCCCAGTTCCGGTCAGAGTTAAGCAGTGGGCCTGGTCCCCCAGCCCCAACCCGCCTGGAACTTTCCTACTCCGACCTACATG TCACCTACGAAGATGGAGAGAAGCCACCTGTCCCCTGCCTGCGGGTCTCTAAAGCCCTGGATCCCAAGAGCCCTGGGCACAAGTACTTCCTGCCCCA GGTAGTGGTGACCCTGAACCCCCAGCTCAGCAGCACACAGTGGGAAGTGGCCCCGGAGAAGGGAGAGGAGCTGGAGCTGTCGGCTGAGAATCTGTGTGAGCTTCAGGAACCTGAGCCCTCACCCTTCTCCTCAAAAAGGACCATGTACGAGACGGAAGAG ATGGTGATTCCTGGAGACCCTGAGGAAATGAGGGCCTTTCAGAACCGGGCCCTGGCGCTGTCTCGCTGCAGCCTGGAAGTGGTCCTGCCCAGCGCCCATGTCTTCCTGCCCAGCAAGGAGGTCTATGAGAGCCTCTACAACAG GATCAACAACGACCTGCTCCTGTGGGAGCCCGCGGACCTGcttcccagccccgcccccgccgcgcgcCCCGCTGGCTTCCCGGACGCCTCGGGCTTGTGGCACGACAACTTCAAGATGTGCAAGTCTGCCTTCAAGCTGG ACTCGGACTCGGACGATGAGGACACCCACTTCTCAGTGGGGGCGTCAGGTGCCCCCCGGCCCCCTGCCCCTGAATCCCCTCACTCCCAGAGTACCTTCTCTACACTGGTGACGGTGCTGAAGGGTCGGATCACGGCCCACTGTGAAACCAAG GACGAGTGTGGGAAACGGCTGGAGGCTGCACACGGGGAACTGGTGCTAGACATGGAACAAGGCACCATCTTCAGCGTCTCCCATTACCGAGGCCAGCCGGGCCTTGGCTACTTCTGCCTGGAAGCTGAAAAGGCAACACTCTACCACCGAG CGGCCGTGGATGACTATTTGCTGCCCAGTCGCCTGGAGCTGCCCACCTTTGCTCCTCCGGCCCAGCTGGCCCTAACCATCTACCCATCAGAGGAAGGGATGACTGAGCAAGGAGCCTCGGGCCGCAAGGGCCAAGGCCGGGGCTCCCACATGCTGTCCACCGCTGTGCGCATCCAACTGGACCCCCACAAGAATGTCAAG gaGTTCCTGGTGACACTGCGGCTGCACAGAGCTACGCTGCGCCACTACATGGCCCTGCCAGAACAGAGCTGGCACTCCCAG CTGTTGGAGTTCTTAGATGTCCTGGATGATCCAGTGCTGGGCTACCTGCCTCCAACAGTCATTACCATCCTACACATACACCTGTTCTCCTGTGCTGTGGACTACAG gcccctCTACCTCCCTGTACGTGTCCTTGTCACTGCTGAGACCTTCACCCTCTCCAGCAACATCGTCATGGACACCTCTACCTTCCTGCTCAG GTTCATCCTTGACGACTCCGCCTTGTACCTGTCTGACAAGTGTGAGATGGAGACCCTGGATCTGCGGCGAG ATTACGTCTGTGTCTTGGACGTTGACCTTCTGGAGCTCGTCATCAAAACCTGGAAGGGGAGCACTGAGGACAAACTG AGTCAGCCATTGTTCGAACTCCGCTGCTCCAACAACGTGATACACATGCACAGCTGTGCTGACTCCTGTGCCCTGCTGGTCAACCTGCTCCAGTACATAATGAGTGAGGGTGACCTGCACCCCCCACCCAGGCCCCCCAGCCCCACGGAGATCGCTGGCCAGAAG CTCTCCGAaagccctgcctccctgccctcaTGCCCCTCAGTGGAGACAGCCCTTATCAACCAGCGGGACCTGACCGACGCCCTCCTGGACACCGAGCGCAGCCTGCGGGAGCTGGCCCAGGCTTCAG GTAGCCCCTTCTTTCAGGCCTCGCCAGTATCGGTCTACCTATTCCCAGGTGAACGGAGTGGGGCCCAGCACCCCTCGCCCCCTGTTGAGGCCCCCACTGGCAGCTTGAGGTCTCATTCAGAGgccaaagaagatgaaaaggaagaagagggggaTGGAGACACTCTGGACAGTGATGAGTTTTGCATCCTTGACGCTCCTGGCCTGGGCATCCTG CCGCAGGATGGGGAGCCTGTGGTGACACAGCTGCATCCAGGCCCCATCATTGTGCAGGACGGGCACTTCTCTCAGCCACTGGGCAGCACAGATCTGCTGCGGGCACCCGCCCACTTCCCAGTGCCCAGCAGTCGCGTGGTGCTACGTGAGGTCTCCCTTGTCTGGCACCTCTATGGGGGCCGAGACTTTGGCCCTCATCCCGGACACAG GGCAAGAGTTGGCCTCACAGGCCCCAGAAGCTCCCCTTCCCGCGGCTCTGGCCCCAACCGGCCCCAGAACTCCTGGCGTGCACAGGGGGGCAGTGGGAGGCAGCACCATGTCCTCATGGAGATCCAGCTCAGCAAG GTAAGCTTCCAGCATGAGGTGTACCCAGCGGAGCCAGGCCCTGTAGCCCCCGGCAAGGAGCTAGAGGAGCAGCCGCTGTCCCGCCAGGTGTTCATTGTACAGGAGCTTGAGGTCCGAGACCGGCTGGCCTCCTCCCAGATCAACAAATTCCTGTATCTACACACGAGTGAGCGGATGCCACGGCGCACTCACTCCAACATG CTCAAGATCAAAGCGCTGCATTTGGCCCCCATGACCAATCTGGGTGGGCCTGAGTGCTGTCTCCGCGTCTCGCTCTTGCCTCTGCGGCTCAACGTGGATCAG GATGCCCTGCTCTTCCTCAAGGACTTCTTCACCAGCCTGGCAGCCAGCATCAACCCCATGGTCCTGGCGGAGACCTCCACTGAAG CTCACCCTGAGACCcgagtccagcccagcagtccccAGCCTGAGGGTGTGGAGACCACCAGCTCCCAGGAGGCCACAGGCAGTAGACACGGCTCCTCCTCTGCTGAGCAGCAGCCCATCTACTTCAG GGAGTTCCGCTTCACATCTGAGGTGCCTATTTGGCTGGATTACCACGGCAAGCACGTCACCATGGACCAGGTG ggcactTTCGCAGGGCTCCTCATAGGACTGGCCCAGCTCAACTGCTCCGAGCTGAAGCTAAAGCGGCTCTGTTGCCGGCACGG GCTCCTGGGTGTGGACAAGGTGCTGGGCTATGCTCTCAATGAGTGGCTGCAGGACATCCGCAAGAACCAGCTGCCTGGCTTGCTGGGGGGCGTGGGCCCCATGCACTCTGTGGTCCAGCTCT TCCAAGGGTTCAGGGACCTGCTATGGATGCCCATTGAGCAGTACAGGAAGGATGGGCGCCTCATGCGGGGGCTGCAGAGGGGAGCTGCCTCCTTCGGCTCGTCCACAGCTTCTGCCGCCTTGGAGCTCAGCAACCGGCTGGTGCAGGCTATCCAG GCCACAGCCGAGACGGTGTATGACATCCTGTCCCCGACAGTGCCCATCTCGCGCTCCCTGCAGGACAAGCAATCTGTGCGAAGGCTACGAAAGGGCCAGCAGCCAGCTGACCTCCGGGAGGGCGTGGCCAAGGCCTATGACACAGTTCGAGAG GGCATCCTGGATACAGCTCAGACTATTTGTGAGGTGGCGTCTCGAGGCCACGAGCAGAAGGGGCTGACAGGCGCTGTAGGAGGTGTGATCCGCCAGCTACCCCCAACAGTGGTGAAGCCCCTCATCCTAGCCACAGAGGCCACATCCAACCTGCTTGGGGGCATGCGCAACCAGATCCTCCCTGATGCCCACAAGGACCATGCTCTAAAGTGGCGTTTGGACGAGGCCCGGGACTGA